A stretch of the Uranotaenia lowii strain MFRU-FL chromosome 3, ASM2978415v1, whole genome shotgun sequence genome encodes the following:
- the LOC129753539 gene encoding uncharacterized protein LOC129753539, which yields MSPSPGDHPGRTIPEWLDPQNLHGHLFYMFLKASDGHTLPNPFLVGRSIEKHVGKIEGAFFDRIRKWYVLKLRNMDQGRKLEEMKKLIDGTPIEIGSHPNLNRRKFVVSCGEVIDMTEADLLAELLSQKITEVRRITKKTPAGIIGTPTLVLTINSTVIPEFVNFGLLRVRTRLYIPQPLLCRQCFSYGHPKKRCPNERACSICSSQKHDSSECPGKKFCRTCQSHEHSPAERTCPKWVEESTALRISAEQNLSLAAARQQIKTTTISRSATRTSPDQQQQQQQPQKQQDNTTKQQHPKRDHTTVASGQQAIPPTTPSPPRKKTPSSASPSDSTDKGVGQETP from the exons ATGAGTCCATCTCCCGGAGATCACCCGGGTCGAACCATACCAGAATGGCTAGATCCGCAAAACCTGCATGGCCACCTTTTCTATATGTTTCTCAAAGCTAGTGATGGACATACACTTCCCAACCCGTTTTTGGTCGGAAGGTCGATAGAAAAACACGTAGGCAAGATTGAGGGAGCGTTTTTCGATCGCATTAGGAAGTGGTACGTGTTGAAACTACGAAATATGGACCAAGGAAGAAAGCTGGAAGAAATGAAGAAGCTCATCGATGGAACTCCCATAGAAATCGGTAGTCATCCCAATCTGAACCGACGTAAGTTCGTAGTTAGTTGCGGCGAAGTTATCGACATGACCGAGGCGGATTTGTTAGCCGAACTATTGTCACAAAAAATTACCGAGGTCAGAAGAATAACGAAGAAAACTCCAGCTGGCATAATCGGCACACCGACTTTAGTGCTAACGATAAACAGCACGGTCATCCCTGAATTCGTGAATTTCGGTCTCCTCCGAGTCCGAACGCGTTTGTACATCCCACAGCCACTACTATGTCGTCAGTGTTTCTCCTACGGACACCCGAAGAAGCGATGTCCGAACGAACGCGCGTGTAGCATCTGTTCTAGCCAAAAACACGATAGCAGCGAATGCCCTGGCAAAAAATTTTGTCGCACTTGTCAATCACACGAGCACTCACCAGCCGAACGCACTTGTCCGAAGTGGGTTGAAGAATCCACTGCTCTTCGGATAAGCGCAGAACAAAATTTATCGCTTGCCGCAGCTcgtcaacaaattaaaacaacaacaatatcaAGATCAGCTACGCGAACATCACCCGATCAA caacaacaacaacaacaaccacaaaAACAACAAGATAACACCACAAAACAGCAGCATCCAAAACGTGATCATACAACTGTAGCATCGGGACAACAAGCTATTCCACCGACAACCCCGTCACCCCCTCGTAAGAAAACCCCTTCTTCTGCTTCTCCATCCGACTCCACGGACAAAGGAGTTGGACAGGAGA CCCcctag